CTCACTATAGATGACAAAGCTAACCCCTACGTATTCTTCAGCCTCTTTCAATATCTTCTTGATCTTGGGTATATATTTACGGTCCAACCATTCATCGGCATCGAGCACCAGGATCCAATCCGAGGCGGCATAGGAGAGAGAAATATTCCGGGCCTTAGAGAAATCATCCTCCCAGGGATGCTGGTAAACCTTAGCCCCAAAGGAACGGGCTATCTCCCTGGTTTTATCTTTTGAACCGGTATCGACCACAATGATCTCATCGACCAGGCCTTTCACGCTTTCCAGACAACGAGGCAGATTTTCTTCTTCGTCTCGAACGATCATACAAAGGGAAATGGTCGGATGTTCTGGCATATCATAGGGCGGCCTCCTGTCGCCACCTCGAGGATCAAGCCTCGAGCATCCCGTGGGCTCTAAGCAAACAACAAAATGCCCCTTTGCCTGGAATGGTCTTTCAGATAGGCTAGTTCTTGATCAGTCAAGGTGTTAGGTAGATAGCCGGTCAGCCTCAATTGGATGTCAAGGGCTCGAGCAACCTCTTCCAACTCGATTTTATCCATCCTCTCCTCCACAATCACCAGGTGACCCTTTCCATAGGGACGGCTCTCAAAAGGGAAGGTTCCTCCAAAGAGACCAATGGTCGGTGTATTTACGGCGGCCGAGATATGCATTGGTCCTGAATCAGTAGAGACAAACAGGCGACACTTCTTGATCAAGGCGCCTACTCGACGGAGGTCAGTCTGGTCTGTGGAGATAACAGGCTTAGTTTCCATCCTCTTTACTACCTCGGCTACTACCGTATCTGCCTCCTCTCTGGCGCCGGTAATCAGTATCCTGGCCCCGTATTTATTAACCGCTAAATCACCCAGTCGGGCAAATCTCTCGGGCAGCCACCTCTTAGCAGCCCAGCCAGCGCCCGGCTGGAATCCGATCAAGAGTTCATTCTCACTTATCCCCTGGCTGGCCGTAAAGTCAGTGGCAAACTCCATATCTTCATCTCTCAAAGGCACCTCCAACTTCGACTGATATGTCTGGACGCCCAGGGGTCTAACCACCTTCAAGTAAAGATCAACCAGATGTTGCCTATTCTGCTGTCTCAGTTCTTGAGGTTGGTAAATGGTATTGTATACTTCCCTGGCATCCCGGCCATGAACCACGTAGTTACCCCATTTATTCAGCGCCATACCCAGGACAAGCTTAGCTCCGACTAAATAGGCTATGATGGCGCTGATCTCGCTGTAATGAAGATTAACCACTAGGTCGAAGGATTCTTGACGCAATTGTCTCACCAGGGCATAGAGTTCTTCCTTAAGTATCTTCAAAAAAGGGGATCTCCCTTCCCTTACTTTCTTCTTGAACCGTTTTCTATGCAAGACGAAGACTCGATTGAGGGCCTTGTTCCCCTCAAGCAAGGTAGCGCACCTGGATTCCGTCAAATAGCCAAGATAAGCCTCAGGTAGATGTCGGCGAAGGGCGGCTATCAACGGCGTCGATCGCAGGACATCACCGATGGCATCCAGGTGAATGATAAGGATTCGCTCAGGTTTATTCATCACTCAATCTTACCATAGTCGGATAAAATTACCCCTTTATCTGTTTCAATCTGGCAAACCAGTTACCTATTAGTAATCTGTGTCCCGATTCCTTTATCAGTAAATATCTCTAACAGGAGAGAGTGATGGACTCGACCATCGATAATGTGGGCCTTTTCTACCCCGGACTGGACTGCATGTTCGCAGGCTCTGAGTTTAGGAATCATTCCGCCGGTAATATATCCCTTTTCAAATAATTCGCTAATCCTATTTGCTCTAATGGAGGAGATAAGCGAATCATCATCCTCAGGGTTTTTCAGAATCCCCCTGGTATCGGTGAGGAAGATAAGTTTATTGGCCTGAAGAGAAGCAGCCAGTTCCCCGGCTACTAAATCGGCATTAATATTATATGTGGCTCCATCAGGATCCACCCCCAGGGGGGCAATAACCGGTATAAATCCGGCTTCATCCAAGGTAGTTATTATCTTAGGATTTACTCCGGCTACCCGGCCGGTAAAACCAAGGTCGATTTTATTAGTGGTGGTAAGCTTTTGAGCCTCAATAAGCCCCCCATCAACTCCACTTAAACCTACGGCTAAGGCCTTGCCTCCCTGGCCATTTATCAGAGAGACAATTTCTTTGTTCAGCTTCCCCGCCAGGATCATCAGGGCAATGTCTCTGGTTTCAGCATCAGTTACCCGGTGTCCTTCGACAAATTCAACCCCTTTGCCCAGTTTTTCCATCAAAGTGGTGATTTCAGGGCCGCCACCGTGGACAATAACCGGCTTCATGCCCACAAATCTAAGAAGGACAATATCTAAAGCAAAGGCCCTGGCCAGGTCTTCATCCACCATAGCCGCCCCTCCGTATTTGATGACTACAGTTTGCCCCCAAAAGGTCTTTATATAGGGCAGGGCCTCAATAAGGACCTTCGCCCGGTCCAGTGATTTTTCCAAAGATAATTACCCCCCTTCGAATTTGTGTATCTACTCAAAATCAAGTTAAAAAAGTAAGCTCATTACAGATTATAGTGCTATGGGTTAAGTTTCATCTCCTTTTGTACCGACAGCGTCGGCATAAGAGCTTCCCCTCCCTTGATGGGCTTATCCTTACCCACATCTTTTAAAAACCACGAAGAACACGAAGGGCACGAAGATAAAACAAATCTTTTAATCCCATCTTTAACTTGCATTCCGCACTTCCAGAAAAGGTTTTGTGCTATTGGGCCAACAAGGCTTTTTGAAAGATAGCTTTATCTAATAGAAGCTTTAATTAAGAAAAGAGATTGTCACCTCACCATAATGA
The sequence above is a segment of the bacterium genome. Coding sequences within it:
- a CDS encoding glycosyltransferase family 9 protein encodes the protein MNKPERILIIHLDAIGDVLRSTPLIAALRRHLPEAYLGYLTESRCATLLEGNKALNRVFVLHRKRFKKKVREGRSPFLKILKEELYALVRQLRQESFDLVVNLHYSEISAIIAYLVGAKLVLGMALNKWGNYVVHGRDAREVYNTIYQPQELRQQNRQHLVDLYLKVVRPLGVQTYQSKLEVPLRDEDMEFATDFTASQGISENELLIGFQPGAGWAAKRWLPERFARLGDLAVNKYGARILITGAREEADTVVAEVVKRMETKPVISTDQTDLRRVGALIKKCRLFVSTDSGPMHISAAVNTPTIGLFGGTFPFESRPYGKGHLVIVEERMDKIELEEVARALDIQLRLTGYLPNTLTDQELAYLKDHSRQRGILLFA
- the argB gene encoding acetylglutamate kinase, which encodes MEKSLDRAKVLIEALPYIKTFWGQTVVIKYGGAAMVDEDLARAFALDIVLLRFVGMKPVIVHGGGPEITTLMEKLGKGVEFVEGHRVTDAETRDIALMILAGKLNKEIVSLINGQGGKALAVGLSGVDGGLIEAQKLTTTNKIDLGFTGRVAGVNPKIITTLDEAGFIPVIAPLGVDPDGATYNINADLVAGELAASLQANKLIFLTDTRGILKNPEDDDSLISSIRANRISELFEKGYITGGMIPKLRACEHAVQSGVEKAHIIDGRVHHSLLLEIFTDKGIGTQITNR